From one Enterobacter kobei genomic stretch:
- a CDS encoding anthranilate synthase component 1, protein MQTQKPALELLTDDAMYRENPTALFHQICGARPATLLLESADIDSKNDLKSLLLVDAAMRITALGDTVTINAFTANGASLLPLLDAALPSGVDNIKTATSRVLRFPPVSALLDEDARLCSLSVFDAFRLLQTLVTLPADEREAMFFGGLFAYDLVAGFEDLPALTQDNRCPDYCFYLAETLLVIDHQKQHTRIQASLFTPQAAERDRLTQRMATLRQQLHDLPVALPVESIASMRCDCNQSDEEYGAVVREMQKAIRAGEIFQVVPSRRFSLPCPSPLAAYDVLKKSNPSPYMFFMQDADFTLFGASPESSLKYDANTRQIEIYPIAGTRPRGRRADGSLDRDLDSRIELEMRTDHKELSEHLMLVDLARNDLARICTPGSRYVADLTKVDRYSFVMHLVSRVVGELRHDLDALHAYRACMNMGTLSGAPKVRAMQLIAGAEGTRRGSYGGAVGYFTAHGDLDTCIVIRSAYVENGIATVQAGAGVVLDSVPQSEADETRNKARAVLRAIATAHHAQETF, encoded by the coding sequence CCAGCACTCGAACTTCTTACTGATGATGCCATGTACCGTGAAAATCCGACGGCGCTGTTTCATCAGATCTGCGGCGCACGTCCGGCGACGCTGCTGCTTGAATCTGCCGACATCGACAGCAAAAATGATTTAAAAAGCCTGCTGCTGGTGGATGCCGCCATGCGCATTACCGCACTCGGTGACACCGTCACTATTAATGCGTTCACCGCGAACGGTGCTTCCCTGCTGCCACTGCTGGATGCGGCGCTACCCTCAGGCGTAGACAACATTAAAACCGCCACCAGCCGCGTACTGCGCTTTCCGCCGGTGAGCGCGCTGCTGGATGAAGATGCCCGCCTGTGCTCTTTATCGGTATTCGATGCCTTCCGTCTGTTACAGACGCTTGTCACCCTGCCAGCCGATGAGCGCGAAGCGATGTTTTTCGGCGGTCTGTTTGCCTATGACCTGGTGGCAGGTTTTGAAGATTTACCGGCGCTGACCCAGGATAACCGTTGCCCGGATTACTGTTTTTATCTGGCGGAAACTCTGCTGGTCATCGATCACCAGAAACAGCATACCCGTATTCAGGCAAGCCTCTTTACGCCGCAGGCCGCCGAGCGCGATCGCCTGACGCAACGGATGGCGACGCTGCGCCAGCAGTTGCACGATTTGCCGGTTGCCCTGCCCGTTGAATCCATTGCCTCCATGCGCTGCGACTGTAACCAGAGCGATGAAGAGTATGGTGCGGTAGTACGCGAAATGCAGAAAGCGATCCGCGCCGGGGAAATTTTCCAGGTGGTGCCGTCCCGCCGCTTCTCGCTGCCCTGCCCGTCACCGCTGGCAGCCTATGATGTCCTGAAGAAAAGCAATCCCAGCCCTTACATGTTCTTTATGCAGGATGCCGATTTCACCCTGTTCGGCGCCTCGCCGGAAAGCTCGCTGAAATATGACGCAAACACCCGCCAGATAGAGATCTACCCGATTGCCGGGACGCGCCCGCGTGGTCGCCGCGCCGATGGTTCGCTGGATCGCGATCTCGACAGCCGTATTGAGCTTGAAATGCGTACCGACCATAAAGAGCTGTCTGAGCACCTGATGCTGGTTGATCTGGCTCGTAACGACCTGGCGCGCATCTGTACGCCGGGCAGCCGTTACGTGGCAGACCTGACTAAAGTCGACCGCTACTCTTTTGTGATGCACCTTGTGTCCCGTGTGGTGGGTGAACTGCGCCACGATCTCGATGCGCTGCACGCCTATCGCGCCTGTATGAATATGGGCACCCTGAGTGGCGCGCCAAAAGTTCGTGCCATGCAACTGATTGCCGGTGCCGAAGGTACACGGCGTGGTAGCTACGGCGGCGCGGTGGGATATTTTACCGCTCATGGCGATCTCGACACCTGTATCGTTATCCGTTCTGCCTACGTGGAAAACGGCATCGCCACCGTTCAGGCGGGTGCCGGCGTGGTACTGGATTCTGTCCCGCAGTCCGAAGCCGATGAAACCCGTAATAAAGCCCGCGCCGTCCTGCGCGCCATTGCCACTGCACACCACGCACAGGAGACGTTCTGA